The genomic DNA GTCAGCCCGGAGGCGGACCTGTCCGCCGTGGCAACGCTACTTTCCGAGCACCATATCCATATCGTGCCGGTTCTGGACCAAGACCAGAAGCTACTGGGTATCATCACCAACACGGACATCATCCGGGCGCTCGGCCGCCGGGGGTAGGCGCGTTGGAAGTGGTGCGGCGAATCACCGGGGAGTCGGGCCAGGAGGCCTTCGGGGAGCGATTGGCCGGATTCCTGCGTCCCGGCACGGTGATTCATCTACGGGGCGAAATCGGCTCCGGAAAGACCACCCTGACCCGCGGACTGCTGCGGGGCCTTGGAATCCGGGCCCCCATAAAGAGTCCCACCTATACCCTGGTGGAACCGTATGAAGGGTATGCGGGGCCGGTTTATCATTTTGATCTGTATCGGTTGTCCGATCCGGAAGAGTTGCAATTTTTCGGCGCGGAAGAGTACTTTTCCCCAAGATCCATTTGTATTTTGGAATGGGCGGAGCGGGCCGGGGATGTCCTGCCTTCTCCCGACATAATTGTTGATACCGAATACCTGGATGCGGAGAGCCGAACGGTTCGTCTGGCGGCCCATTCCGCCGCCGGCGGCTCCTTGCTCGACGCATTCTCCGGGGACGGCGGAGATACCGATGCATACTAGGCTCCGGGGCCGAATCCTAGGATATACCCTTATACTGGTAATTCTTTCCCTGTGGTCCCTTGCGGCTTCGGGGAGCACGGTTAGGGATATCCGCATGTGGACGGCCCCAGACCATACCCGGTTGGTGCTGGATCTGAACGGCAAGGTGGATTATCGGCTATTCCGGTTGAAGGATCCCGCGCGCGTTGTGGTGGATCTGGAAGGCACGCGTAGCCGGGCGGGCACGGAGGATCTGGAGCTTCCCGATCCCGTCCTCCACTCCGTTCGGACCGGGTACCCCGAGCGAGGTACCTTCCGGGTGGTCATGGACCTGAAGCAGGATGTCCGTCCCAAGACGTTCCAGCTCCAGCCCCATGGCAGACACGGCCACCGGCTCGTCATCGATCTCTATCGGAAGAACGGCGGCGAGCGCCGTGTGGCGCGGGCCCTGGAACGGACCGAGGCCCATGAGCTCCTGGTGGCCGTGGACGCCGGACACGGCGGGGAGGATCCCGGCGCACTCGGTCCGGGCGACCTGCAGGAAAAGGACGTGGTCCTGGACATCGCCAAGCGCCTGGCCCGGTCCATCAACGACCAGCCGCAGATGCGGGCATTCCTCACCCGCAAGGGGGACTACTTCCTCGAGCTTCAGGAGCGGGTGAAGATGGCCCGCGAGGCCAATGCGGACCTGTTCATATCCGTGCACGCGGACGCCTTCCGCAACCCGGACGCGCGCGGAGCCTCGGTGTATGCCCTTTCCAGGAAAGGGGCCACCGACGAAGCCGCGGCTTGGCTCGCTCGCAGCGAGAACCGGGCCGACCTGGCGGGCGGCGTGGACCTAGGCGAGGTGGACGAGGTGGTGGCCTCTGTGCTGCTCGATCTTTCCCAGACCGCTACCATCAGCGACAGTCTCTCCCTGGGAAGCAGCATCCTCGAGCAGCTGGACAATTTCGCCCACCTGCACCGCGGCAAGGTCGGTCAGGCGCCCTTCCGCGTCCTAAAATCCCCGGACATCCCCTCGATCCTGGTGGAGACTGGTTTTATCTCCAACCATGCCGAAGCCCGGCGGCTCCAGAAATCCAGCTATCAGAGTCGAATCGCGGAAGCCGTGGCCGAAGGGAGTGCCAATTTCCTGGAGCAGCGGGACCTGCAGCCCACGGTGGCGCGTACCCCAAGTCCCGTGGAGGAGTATACGGTGCAAAAGGGTGATACCCTCTGGTCCATAGCCCAGCAGCACCGCACCAGCGTGGCGAGCCTGAAGGAGGCCAACGATCTGGAGGGCACCACGCTCTTGGTGGGCAGGGAGCTGGAGATTCCCTGAGGCCTCCCTAAAGCCCATCCGCCAAGTCCTCAGCCCCGTTCGGGGCCCTTCTTCGTGCCAGGTAGTCATGCCTATACGTCAGCTCCCCGAGCAGCTCGCCAATCAGATTGCCGCCGGCGAGGTGGTGGAACGTCCGGCCTCCGTGGTAAAGGAGCTGGTGGAGAACAGCCTCGACGCCGGAGCCGATCGCATCCGCGTGGAGGTTGAGCGCGGCGGGAGCAGTCTGATCCGGGTACGCGACAACGGTTTCGGCATGGACGCCGAGGACGCGCCCCGGGCCCTGGCGCCGCACGCCACCAGCAAGCTGCGCGAAGCCGGCGATCTGGGCCGTATCGCTACCCTCGGATTCCGCGGCGAGGCGCTACCCAGCATCGCGTCCGTGTCGCGGCTCACCCTCACCACCCGTCGGTCCGCGGAGACCGAGGGCGTGGAGGTCGCGCCGGGGGGCGAGGGTCCGCGCATGGAGCCCGCTGCCCACCCGCCGGGAACCACCGTCGAGGTCCGGGATCTGTTCTACAACACTCCGGCACGCCGCAAGTTCCTGCGAACGGAGAAGACGGAGTTCGGCCATATCGCCGAGGTGGTCCGCCGCGCAGCTCTGGGCGCAATGGATACCGCTTTCACCCTGGCGCACAACGACCGCGTTCATTTCCAGCTTCCCGCCGTGGAGGCCTGGGACGATTCCGAGCGGCGCGTTGCCCGGCTGCTGGGCGAGCAGTTCGCCCGGAACGCCGTGCATATCGTGCAGGACAGCGGCGATGGCCTGCGGCTCTCGGGCTGGGTGATTCTTCCCACCGCCGCCCGCGGCCAGCGGGATCAGCAGTATTTCTTCGTCAATCGTCGGCCGGTGCGGGACCGTCTGCTCGGCCATGCCGTGGCGGAGGCCTATCGCGACGTCCTTTTCCAGGACCGGTATCCGGCCTATGCCCTGTTCCTGGAGATCGATCCGGAAGAGGTGGACGTCAACGTCCACCCCACCAAGCATGAAGTACGCTTCTCCGACGGGCGACGCATCCACGCCTTCATCCGGCATGCCTTGGACGAAGCCCTGGGCGCGGTGCGTCCGGAGACAGCCCGGGATAAGCCGCCAGCTCAGGATCCGGCACCTGCGGCCGATCGGGGTGCCACGCCCCGTTCGGAATCTTCCCGGGCCGGCGATGCGGCGCACCAGGGCCAGCTCGGCCTGCGCGAGGCGCCGGCCGCCTACTCGGCCCTCTACGGGCAGCCCGCCTCGGAAGGCCGGGGAGAAGAGTCGGCACCCCGGACCGCCTCAGCGCCCGGGCCCCTCCCGTACGAAGCCGGAGAGGCGGGGGGGACGCCTCCCCTGGGGCACGCGCTGGCCCAGATCCACGGGGCGTTCATCCTTTCCCAGACCCCGGATGGGGTGGTCATGGTGGATCAGCACGCTGCCCACGAGCGGATCACCTATGAGCGGCTGAAGCGGGACTTTCACGACCGCGGCATCGATCGCCAGGCGCTGCTCGTTCCGGTAACCGTCCCCCTTACGGAGCGCCAGATGGTGGTGCTGGAAGAGGAGGGCGAGGTCCTGGAGCGCCTGGGGATCCGCGCGGATGCTGCCGGGCCCCGGCAGGCCTTGATCCGCGAGGCCCCGGCCCTCCTCCTCGAAGCGGACCTCGGCGCGCTCCTGGAGAAAACCCTGGATACGCTCGCTCGCTACGGCTCCGGCGCCCCGGTTACCGAGGCGGCCAACGAGATCCTCGCCGAGATGGGCTGTCACGGCTCGGTGCGGGTCAATCGTCGCCTAAGCCGGGAGGAGATGGACGCCCTGCTCCGGGAGCTGGAGCAAACGGAGCGTGGGGGGCAGTGCAACCACGGCCGGCCCACCTATGTTCACCTGTCCATGAATGCCCTGGACCGCTTCTTCCTGCGCGGGGAGTGAAGTGGGAGGAAGATGCGCACTGTTCCTCCTGGGGGCCACCGCCACCGGCAAGACGGAGCTGGCACTGGCCCTCGCCGACCGTTTTCCGGTCGCCCTGATCAACGCGGATTCCGCCCAGATCTATCGCGGAATGGACGTGGGTACCGCCAAGCCCCCTCCGGAGGTCCGCAAGCGCTATCCCCATGCCCTCATGGATTTCCGGGATCCCAACGAGCCCTTCTCCGCCGGGGAGTACGCCCGCTCCGCCCGCGAGGCAGCGGAGAACGCTTTCGCCCGGAACCGGGTACCACTGCTGGTGGGCGGCACCGGCTTGTACTTCAGCGCCTTCGCCCGGGGCCTCGCCGATCTCCCGGAAGCCGACCCGGACCTTCGGGCTCGATTGCGGGACGAGGCCGATGCCCGGGGCTGGCCGGCCCTGCACGAGCGCCTGCACCGCCTGGACCCGGAAGCGGCCGATCGCATCGACCCCGGGGATGCCCAGCGCATCCAGCGGGCCCTGGAGGTCCACGCGGTCACCGGAAGGCCCATCACCGAGCTGCAGAAGGAGAGCGGGCTCCCTCCCGTGGGATACCCCATCCTTCGCCTGGGTCTGTGGCTGCCCAAAGAGGAGATATGGCGCCGGGTCGAGCAGCGCTTCCGGCGCATGCTGGAGGGAGGGCTGATCGAAGAGGCACGTGCCCTTCTAGCGGCCGGGGTGGACCCCGACAGTCCTGCCTTCCGCTCGGTGGGATACCGGCAGGCGCGGGAATACCTGCAGGGCGCGAGGGACCGGGAAGGGCTGCTGGAAGCCGGGGTGGTGGCGACCCGGCGGCTGGCCAAGCGCCAGCGCACATGGTTCCGCAAGGAGCCGGAGGTGGAATGGTTCCGTCCCGGGGAGGTGGAGGCTGTGGCGGAGCGCGTTCGATCTTTCCTGCAGTCCCGGGGCTGGGCAGGGGTATAGGAGCGCCTTGTCCTTGGCCGCTTTCCCCCCTAAACTGCCCCGTTCCACTAGCTTAGTAATGTAACTGATGGCCACTTCAGGAGGTTGAACGTGGCATGGAATGAGCCCGGCGGCCCCAACAAGGGAGGCGACAAGAACCCCTGGGGGCAATGGGGCGGTGGTGGCGGTGGTGGCAACAACCAGCAGCCCCCCGACCTCGACGAGATTATCCGCAAGCTGAAGGCCAAATTCGGCGGCTCCTCCGGAGGAGGAGGCGGCGGGGGCCTGTTCGGTGCCGGTGGTCCGAGCTTCAGCGGCAAGGGAATCGCGCTGATCGTGGGCATCGCGCTGGTGCTGTGGCTGGCCAGCGGGATCTACGTCGTCAATCCCGACGAGCAGGGTGTTGTGA from Thiohalorhabdus sp. Cl-TMA includes the following:
- the miaA gene encoding tRNA (adenosine(37)-N6)-dimethylallyltransferase MiaA, whose amino-acid sequence is MGGRCALFLLGATATGKTELALALADRFPVALINADSAQIYRGMDVGTAKPPPEVRKRYPHALMDFRDPNEPFSAGEYARSAREAAENAFARNRVPLLVGGTGLYFSAFARGLADLPEADPDLRARLRDEADARGWPALHERLHRLDPEAADRIDPGDAQRIQRALEVHAVTGRPITELQKESGLPPVGYPILRLGLWLPKEEIWRRVEQRFRRMLEGGLIEEARALLAAGVDPDSPAFRSVGYRQAREYLQGARDREGLLEAGVVATRRLAKRQRTWFRKEPEVEWFRPGEVEAVAERVRSFLQSRGWAGV
- a CDS encoding N-acetylmuramoyl-L-alanine amidase, translating into MWTAPDHTRLVLDLNGKVDYRLFRLKDPARVVVDLEGTRSRAGTEDLELPDPVLHSVRTGYPERGTFRVVMDLKQDVRPKTFQLQPHGRHGHRLVIDLYRKNGGERRVARALERTEAHELLVAVDAGHGGEDPGALGPGDLQEKDVVLDIAKRLARSINDQPQMRAFLTRKGDYFLELQERVKMAREANADLFISVHADAFRNPDARGASVYALSRKGATDEAAAWLARSENRADLAGGVDLGEVDEVVASVLLDLSQTATISDSLSLGSSILEQLDNFAHLHRGKVGQAPFRVLKSPDIPSILVETGFISNHAEARRLQKSSYQSRIAEAVAEGSANFLEQRDLQPTVARTPSPVEEYTVQKGDTLWSIAQQHRTSVASLKEANDLEGTTLLVGRELEIP
- the tsaE gene encoding tRNA (adenosine(37)-N6)-threonylcarbamoyltransferase complex ATPase subunit type 1 TsaE, which produces MRRITGESGQEAFGERLAGFLRPGTVIHLRGEIGSGKTTLTRGLLRGLGIRAPIKSPTYTLVEPYEGYAGPVYHFDLYRLSDPEELQFFGAEEYFSPRSICILEWAERAGDVLPSPDIIVDTEYLDAESRTVRLAAHSAAGGSLLDAFSGDGGDTDAY
- the mutL gene encoding DNA mismatch repair endonuclease MutL, with the translated sequence MPIRQLPEQLANQIAAGEVVERPASVVKELVENSLDAGADRIRVEVERGGSSLIRVRDNGFGMDAEDAPRALAPHATSKLREAGDLGRIATLGFRGEALPSIASVSRLTLTTRRSAETEGVEVAPGGEGPRMEPAAHPPGTTVEVRDLFYNTPARRKFLRTEKTEFGHIAEVVRRAALGAMDTAFTLAHNDRVHFQLPAVEAWDDSERRVARLLGEQFARNAVHIVQDSGDGLRLSGWVILPTAARGQRDQQYFFVNRRPVRDRLLGHAVAEAYRDVLFQDRYPAYALFLEIDPEEVDVNVHPTKHEVRFSDGRRIHAFIRHALDEALGAVRPETARDKPPAQDPAPAADRGATPRSESSRAGDAAHQGQLGLREAPAAYSALYGQPASEGRGEESAPRTASAPGPLPYEAGEAGGTPPLGHALAQIHGAFILSQTPDGVVMVDQHAAHERITYERLKRDFHDRGIDRQALLVPVTVPLTERQMVVLEEEGEVLERLGIRADAAGPRQALIREAPALLLEADLGALLEKTLDTLARYGSGAPVTEAANEILAEMGCHGSVRVNRRLSREEMDALLRELEQTERGGQCNHGRPTYVHLSMNALDRFFLRGE